Proteins from a single region of Zingiber officinale cultivar Zhangliang unplaced genomic scaffold, Zo_v1.1 ctg149, whole genome shotgun sequence:
- the LOC122036372 gene encoding protein DEHYDRATION-INDUCED 19 homolog 2-like, whose product MESDAWSRFSAAASKRQQAALQSRYVDASRDPNLRSWRDLFLGYEEFDGVEDDLRAEFPCPFCSDDFDIVGLCCHIDDKHPTEAKDVVCPICAASVGIDLIGHLTTQHGSFFKMQRRRRYRRGSSASHTMLSLLRKDLREGNLQDLLGGSSYMAPPAATPDPFISSLMYTLPLGESSLPLNESPKDAHADSFNEGSLTGNNSDEKLVERVEPSLTDKDQKERARRSKFVQELVLSTIFDDTL is encoded by the exons ATGGAATCCGATGCGTGGAGCCGATTCTCCGCAGCCGCGTCGAAGCGCCAACAGGCCGCGCTGCAGTCGCGTTACGTCGACGCATCTCGAGATCCCAATCTTCGCAGCTGGAGAG ATCTGTTTCTCGGGTACGAGGAGTTTGATGGCGTTGAGGATGATCTCCGCGCGGAGTTCCCCTGCCCTTTCTGCTCCGACGATTTTGATATCGTCGGCCTCTGCTGTCACATCGATGACAAGCATCCCACGGAGGCTAAAGATGTG GTATGTCCTATTTGTGCGGCTAGTGTAGGAATTGACCTGATTGGACACTTGACAACACAACATGGAAGTTTCTTCAAG ATGCAGCGTAGGAGAAGATACCGTAGAGGATCATCAGCTTCTCATACCATGCTTTCCCTATTACGAAAGGATTTGAGAGAAGGCAATTTACAAGATCTTCTAGGTGGATCCTCCTATATGGCTCCTCCAGCAGCAACACCTGATCCATTTATATCATCCCTCATGTACACCTTGCCTTTGGGTGAATCGTCGTTGCCGTTGAATGAATCACCAAAAGATGCACATGCAGACTCCTTTAATGAAGGGAGCCTTACTGGCAATAATTCAGATGAAAAATTGGTTGAGAG GGTTGAACCATCCCTAACCGACAAGGATCAAAAAGAGAGAGCTCGAAGGAGCAAATTTGTACAAGAGCTTGTTCTGTCTACCATATTCGACGACACATTGTGA
- the LOC122036376 gene encoding uncharacterized protein LOC122036376, whose product MKELAAPDVTYKYSCITYPDLAGDFELRSGLIHLLPKFQGLSGEDPNRHLYEFHVVCSTMKSQGISEEDIRLRAFPFSLTGATKDWLYCLPAGYITSWIDMKRAFLEKFFPASRTATIRKSICGIQQVVGETLYDYWERFKKLCSSCPQHQISDQLLVQYFYEGLLPMDRSMIDAAAIGALVNKTPNQARELISNMAKNSQQFGNRALGTRVVNETHLVSTEQQEIRNNLQEFTSLVKQMALQKSCHVSNFPLPMMKLCGICLSQDHSSDHCPNLHQDESVAVISRP is encoded by the coding sequence ATGAAAGAGCTTGCAGCACCAGATGTGACTTATAAGTACTCATGCATCACTTATCCAGATTTGGCAGGAGATTTTGAACTCAGATCAGGACTTATTCATCTGCTTCCCAAATTTCAAGGGTTATCAGGAGAGGATCCCAACCGCCATCTATATGAATTCCATGTGGTTTGTTCAACCATGAAGTCACAAGGGATTTCAGAAGAAGACATTAGGTTGAGGGCTTTTCCATTCTCTTTGACGGGAGCAACTAAGGACTGGTTATATTGCCTTCCAGCTGGATACATTACAagttggattgatatgaagagAGCCTTTTTGGAGAAATTTTTCCCAGCTTCTAGGACTGCAACTATCAGGAAGAGCATTTGTGGTATTCAACAAGTAGTGGGAGAGACTCTTTATGATTATTGGGAGAGATTCAAGAAGCTGTGTTCGAGTTGTCCACAACATCAAATTAGTGATCAGCTTCTTGTTCAGTATTTTTATGAAGGTCTACTTCCCATGGATAGGAGCATGATAGATGCAGCAGCTATAGGAGCCTTGGTGAATAAGACTCCAAATCAAGCAAGAGAGCTAATTTCAAATATGGCGAAAAATTCACAGCAATTTGGGAATAGAGCTCTTGGTACTAGAGTGGTTAATGAAACTCATTTAGTTTCGACTGAGCAACAAGAAATTAGAAACAATTTGCAAGAATTTACCTCTCTAGTGAAGCAAATGGCGTTGCAAAAATCATGTCATGTTTCAAATTTTCCCTTACCAATGATGAAGTTGTGTGGAATTTGTTTAAGCCAAGATCACTCTTCGGATCATTGTCCTAATCTACATCAAGATGAATCCGTTGCAGTCATTTCAAGACCTTAA
- the LOC122036377 gene encoding uncharacterized protein LOC122036377, translated as MEEEKAREYQELVKLFSKVEVNVPLLTMIKQIPKYAKFLKDLCVHKKKLKGNELISMGKKCFSVTSASSSEPTGVVIQLANRSQAHPAGVIEDVLVKVRELIFPADFYILDMEGDLLANWVPLILGRPFLKTARTKIDMHAGTLSMEIGDTVVRFSIFEAMKHSKEDHSILSVDISEELDGMEFLSDVDSDLEVSDFGQENEFVSLLEDILDVEEDANSRECVGDCLGEALPLGSLREEEICVGDCLAALPPGSPTIDQTQEELKSLSQHLKYVYLGENKQLPVVIAQNLELDQEERLLEILRQHRKAIRWTLADILGISHSICMHRIHLEEDADIIYPIFDSKWVSPIHVVSKKSGVTVVANEENELVPTRIKNSWRVCVDYRKLNQASRKDHYPLPFIDQMLERLTEDQEKTTFTCPFGTFTYCRMSFGLCNTPVSRKGIEVDPAKVSAISSLSYPVCVQEVRAFLGHAGFYRRFIRDFSKIALPLSQLLQKDVMFDFDQRCIEAFDRLKETLTSAPIIRPPDWSLSFELMCDASDYAMRVVLAQRVDGAPHVICYASKTLDSAQANYTTTEKELLSIIHDRSGNENLVADHLSRIEGDLDHSAIDDDFKDEQLLQLLVDYVFKWVEAIPTMTDDSFIVVSFVRHMKALIHKYGVTHKVSTSYHPQTNEQAEVSNREVKSILEKTVRPDRKDWSKRLEDAL; from the exons ATGGAGGAAGAAAAGGCTAGGGAATATCAAGAATTGGTGAAATTATTCAGCAAGGTTGAAGTGAATGTGCCTTTGCTTACCATGATTAAGCAAATTCCTAAATATGCCAAATTTCTCAAGGATCTTTGTGTGCACAAAAAGAAATTGAAGGGGAATGAATTGATAAGTATGGGAAAAAAATGTTTCAGCGTTACTTCAGCCAGTTCCTCAGAA CCTACAGGTGTAGTAATTCAATTAGCTAACCGAAGTCAAGCACACCCAGCTGGAGTGATAGAAGATGTATTGGTAAAAGTGAGGGAGTTGATTTTTCCTGCAGATTTTTACATCTTAGATATGGAGGGTGATCTGCTTGCGAACTGGGTTCCGCTTATTCTTGGACGCCCATTCTTGAAGACTGCTAGAACGAAGATTGATATGCATGCAGGAACTCTTTCTATGGAGATAGGAGACACAGTGGTTAGATTTAGCATTTTTGAGGCTATGAAGCATTCTAAAGAggatcattctatacttagcgtGGATATCTCAGAGGAGTTGGATGGCATGGAGTTCTTGTCAGATGTTGATTCAGACTTAGAGGTTTCTGATTTTGGTCAAGAGAATGAATTTGTTTCTTTGTTGGAGGATATCTTAGATGTGGAGGAAGATGCTAACTCAAGAGaatgcgtaggggattgcttaggagaagcatTACCCCTAGGATCGCTCAGAGAGGAAGAGATATGTGTAGGTGATTGCTTGGCAGCACTACCCCCAGGATCACCTACTATTGACCAGACACAGGAGGAATTGAAGTCATTGTCTCAACATTTGAAATATGTGTATTTGGGAGAGAATAAGCAGCTACCTGTCGTCATAGCTCAGAATTTGGAACTAGATCAGGAGGAAAGATTGTTAGAGATTCTGAGACAACATAGAAAGGCCATTAGATGGACTCTGGCAGACATTCTTGGTATCAGTCATTCCATTTGTATGCATAGGATTCACTTAGAGGAGGAT GCTGACATTATTTATCCGATTTTTGACAGTAAATGGGTAAGTCCCATTCATGTGGTTTCGAAGAAGTCAGGGGTGACAGTGGTAGCTAATGAAGAGAACGAACTGGTGCCTACGAGAATAAAGAATTCTTGGAGAGTATGTGTGGACTACAGGAAGCTGAACCAAGCAAGCCGAAAGGATCATTATCCACttccttttattgatcagatgttggagagGCTGACAG aggaccaggagaagactaccttCACTTGTCCTTTTGGTACATTCACATATTGTAGGATGTCATTTGGACTGTGCAACACTCCAG TCTCTAGGAAAGGCATTGAAGTAGATCCTGCTAAAGTTAGcgctatatcttctttatcttaccccgTATGCGTGCAGGAGGTTCGAGCTTTTCTTGGTCATGCAGGATTCTACAGGAGATTTATTAGGGACTTCAGTAAGATTGCTCTGCCATTGTCTCAGCTACTTCAGAAGGATGTTATGTTTGATTTCGATCAGAGGTGTATAGAGGCGTTCGACAGATTGAAGGAGACTCTTACTTCAGCACCTATTATCAGACCCCCAGATTGGTCCTTATCTTTTGAGTTGATGTGCGACGCTTCAGATTATGCAATGAGAGTTGTACTTGCACAGAGAGTGGATGGAGCACCACATGTTATTTGCTACGCATCAAAGACTTTAGACTCAGCTCAAGCGAACTACACAACAacagaaaaagagcttctttctatt ATACATGATAGGAGTGGGAATGAGAACTTGGTTGCAGATCACTTGAGCAGGATTGAAGGAGACTTGGACCATTCAGCTATTGATGATGATTTCAAGGATGAGCAGCTTCTACAGTTGCTAG TTGATTATGTtttcaaatgggtggaggccattCCCACTATGACTGATGACTCTTTTATTGTTGTTAGCTTTGTCAG ACACATGAAGGCTTTGATACATAAGTACGGGGTTACACACAAAGTTTCTACATCATATCACCCTCAAACGAATGAGCAAGCAGAAGTGTCTAACAGGGAGGTGAAATCAATTCTTGAAAAGACTGTGAGACCAGATAGAAAGGATTGGAGCAAAAGACTTGAAGATGCACTATGA